A single Pseudanabaenaceae cyanobacterium SKYG29 DNA region contains:
- a CDS encoding PAS domain S-box protein — protein sequence MQTSESKFATIFRDSPQPAWIATFEEGRCLDANQSFCNLIERELEDIIGKTCRDISLWCNTNDFYKLHSCLTNERQVKNLEVSWQTGSGTNKTVLLSAQVTTINGQECVIGVASDITDRKQLENSLRQSEQKYRQLTENLPGVVYQYFLGADGTERFDYMSRQARELFGFDPEQVLANPQLAWSLVHPDDVAKVKEEIAKVIREKLPLLKFDHRLITPQGQLKWVSSKATVTFDADGNMTTEGFVIDITDRQLLAEALKESEARLLAISDISPAALYIFVMKSDGHYEFEHVGTAHETILEIPISAIYADASVVIKIIHPEDIANYQAAVQKSLQTEAPFCCQWRIITPSGNIKWLQASSRPIKRPNGDIAWYGVIIEITELKQTQAQLQSKVEELDRFFAVTPDLLCIVDYEGTMLRLNLQWEKTLGFSLGELEGRRYINFLHPDDIDVTISVCRSLTRGGTVNGFVNRCRTKDGGYRYLEWCAIACDDLIYAAARDITERYELDRMKDEFIGIVSHEIRTPLTAIQGALELVAAGVYHRRFDRLQEMVKVAYQNSQRLLALVNDILDLERLESGRQILDFAVCNVQDLVHEAVTLLQPLAKQNDITIEQKTVALDITASADGIVRVLTNLLSNAIKFSPPQGKVVVSVSHQEDKALFSVADNGRGIPPEYINKIFNKFQQVDSSDRRDKGGTGLGLAICKTIVEHHNGRIWVESTLGVGSTFYFTIPFERKFL from the coding sequence CTGCAAACCTCAGAGTCTAAATTCGCTACAATTTTTCGTGACAGCCCCCAACCTGCTTGGATTGCGACTTTTGAGGAAGGACGTTGTTTGGATGCCAATCAGAGCTTTTGTAATTTAATTGAAAGAGAGTTAGAGGATATAATTGGCAAAACCTGCCGTGATATTAGTTTGTGGTGTAACACTAATGATTTTTACAAGCTACACAGCTGTTTGACTAATGAAAGACAAGTAAAAAATCTGGAGGTCAGCTGGCAGACAGGTTCAGGAACTAACAAAACAGTCTTGTTATCAGCACAGGTTACTACTATCAATGGGCAGGAATGTGTAATTGGTGTAGCTTCCGACATCACCGATCGCAAACAACTAGAGAATAGCCTCAGGCAAAGTGAGCAGAAATATCGCCAACTGACAGAAAACTTACCAGGGGTTGTCTATCAATATTTCCTGGGTGCAGATGGAACAGAAAGATTTGACTACATGAGTCGGCAAGCTAGGGAACTATTTGGGTTTGACCCAGAACAAGTATTGGCAAATCCGCAGTTAGCCTGGAGTTTAGTGCATCCTGATGATGTGGCGAAGGTAAAAGAAGAAATAGCCAAAGTAATACGAGAGAAATTGCCCCTGCTTAAATTTGACCACCGCCTAATTACTCCCCAAGGTCAACTAAAATGGGTTAGTAGCAAAGCTACTGTAACTTTTGATGCTGACGGCAATATGACGACCGAGGGCTTTGTTATAGACATAACCGATCGGCAGTTACTAGCAGAAGCACTCAAAGAAAGTGAGGCAAGACTATTAGCAATTTCTGATATTTCCCCCGCCGCGCTTTATATTTTTGTGATGAAATCTGATGGTCACTACGAATTTGAGCATGTTGGCACTGCCCACGAAACTATCTTGGAAATTCCTATCTCTGCAATATATGCTGATGCTTCTGTGGTAATTAAAATAATTCATCCTGAAGACATAGCTAATTATCAGGCAGCAGTACAGAAAAGCTTGCAAACAGAGGCTCCATTTTGCTGCCAATGGCGGATTATCACTCCCTCTGGCAATATTAAGTGGTTACAGGCTAGTTCCCGCCCCATCAAACGCCCCAATGGGGATATAGCTTGGTACGGTGTGATCATTGAAATTACGGAGTTAAAACAAACTCAAGCCCAGTTACAAAGTAAAGTAGAAGAACTCGATCGTTTCTTTGCTGTTACACCTGACCTACTGTGTATTGTCGACTACGAGGGGACAATGCTCAGACTAAATTTACAATGGGAGAAAACCTTAGGTTTCAGTTTAGGGGAATTAGAAGGTAGGAGATACATCAATTTCCTTCATCCTGATGATATAGACGTAACAATCAGCGTGTGCAGATCGCTGACAAGGGGTGGGACTGTCAATGGTTTTGTTAATCGTTGTCGCACTAAAGATGGAGGTTATCGCTATCTGGAATGGTGTGCCATTGCCTGTGATGATTTGATCTATGCAGCTGCTAGGGATATAACAGAAAGGTATGAACTCGATCGGATGAAAGATGAGTTTATTGGTATTGTTAGTCATGAAATTCGTACTCCTTTAACTGCGATTCAGGGTGCTTTAGAATTAGTGGCAGCGGGTGTATATCACAGGCGATTCGATCGGTTACAAGAAATGGTAAAAGTAGCCTACCAGAATTCCCAGCGCTTATTAGCTTTAGTGAATGACATCCTAGATTTAGAGAGGTTAGAATCAGGTAGGCAAATCTTAGACTTTGCGGTCTGCAATGTGCAAGACCTAGTCCATGAAGCTGTCACTCTCCTGCAACCGCTCGCCAAACAAAACGACATCACAATAGAGCAAAAAACAGTTGCTTTGGACATCACTGCCTCTGCTGATGGTATAGTCAGGGTCTTGACCAATTTGCTAAGTAACGCGATTAAGTTTTCGCCACCCCAGGGCAAGGTAGTTGTATCTGTCAGTCACCAGGAAGACAAAGCTCTGTTTAGTGTCGCTGACAATGGTCGCGGTATTCCCCCTGAGTACATCAACAAAATTTTTAATAAGTTTCAACAGGTAGATAGTTCCGATCGGCGAGACAAAGGGGGGACAGGTTTGGGCTTGGCAATATGTAAAACGATTGTAGAGCATCACAACGGTCGTATTTGGGTAGAGAGTACATTAGGTGTGGGTAGCACTTTTTATTTCACGATTCCCTTTGAGCGTAAATTCCTCTAA
- a CDS encoding ATP-dependent helicase: MILSPDFKLRPSQAEVLTYRGGKMGIAAVPGAGKTTIIQCLVIKLIQADGVAPDRIGVGTYMRSAQSYLASKFADYGRVRVFTLHSLSLQILQELYPGGFSFNILENYQKDKMITELVETWLELNRNIWQSWQMLEQEKKEEKLKGELVKATASIISKAKQRCLSPYQIIASPGSPLAAAVELYDRYQRNLEDQHLIDYDDMVVKAVELLTENKYIRQVTQNWFDYLLEDEAQDSSPLQAEMLEILSARSGNLIKVGDPNQCITSTFTNSDPRLFRSFCQEYQRHTLNEASRSSQKIIDLANYLVDWTNSDYSPPELQAALTPQHIKPAGNNPPNTQSQVHFVRVQGDLETEIDEITDRAIQALQDRAGHSIAILVLSNEEGNNVIEVLRRKGIQPNDLLRYNRAAKQWFTTIFHITKFLASPTDITFLLDVLVSVLTRKNISQAQIDLITKRIGNYHPEDLLYPMGGDSVFLPTIAGLDQEVGEEAIIILELLRQWLEQASLPWSDVLRLIIQQLKPSPDDLYLGNYLIAQLEKCFAPKLLIDWGDLSYEISLVTERHLNNMPKEIQNYKPEAGTITVVTVHRAKGLEWDEVFLINCSAYQFPVFVGDRNSTFDLEKEMLYQWQQVENQQTKEDFDAVVWQELVEERARLLYVAITRAKKHLTLSLATNRYGKEQMSSVLFDQLEEFTLKGNREIKSATHT, from the coding sequence TTGATTCTATCACCTGATTTTAAGCTCAGACCAAGCCAAGCGGAAGTACTAACCTACCGAGGGGGGAAGATGGGTATTGCCGCTGTGCCAGGGGCTGGGAAAACCACCATCATTCAATGTTTAGTCATCAAACTAATTCAAGCAGACGGTGTAGCCCCCGATCGGATTGGTGTAGGTACCTACATGCGTTCTGCCCAGAGTTATCTAGCTAGTAAATTTGCCGACTATGGCAGGGTAAGGGTATTCACACTTCATTCTTTGTCTTTGCAGATTCTGCAAGAGTTGTATCCAGGGGGTTTTAGCTTCAACATCCTGGAGAACTATCAAAAAGACAAAATGATCACTGAATTAGTAGAAACATGGTTAGAACTAAACAGAAATATCTGGCAAAGTTGGCAAATGCTGGAACAGGAAAAAAAAGAAGAGAAGCTAAAAGGGGAGTTGGTCAAAGCTACAGCTAGTATCATTAGCAAAGCCAAGCAAAGATGTCTCAGCCCTTATCAAATCATTGCTTCTCCTGGGTCGCCCTTGGCAGCAGCTGTGGAATTATACGATCGTTATCAGCGCAACTTAGAAGACCAGCACTTGATTGACTATGATGACATGGTAGTGAAAGCTGTAGAATTGTTGACAGAGAACAAATACATCCGTCAAGTTACACAAAATTGGTTTGATTATTTACTGGAAGACGAAGCCCAAGACAGTTCCCCTTTACAAGCAGAAATGTTAGAGATTTTGAGTGCCCGATCGGGGAATTTAATCAAAGTCGGTGACCCCAATCAATGTATTACGAGTACTTTTACCAACTCTGACCCCCGTTTATTCCGTAGTTTTTGTCAGGAATATCAACGCCACACTCTCAACGAAGCCAGCCGCAGTAGTCAAAAGATTATTGATCTAGCCAACTATTTAGTTGATTGGACAAACAGTGACTATAGTCCCCCTGAACTGCAAGCCGCCCTCACACCACAGCATATTAAACCCGCTGGCAATAATCCGCCCAACACTCAATCCCAAGTTCACTTTGTTAGAGTGCAGGGTGACCTAGAAACAGAAATAGATGAGATTACCGATCGGGCAATCCAAGCTCTCCAAGACCGAGCTGGACATAGCATTGCCATTTTAGTTCTCTCTAATGAAGAGGGGAACAATGTAATAGAAGTTTTACGACGCAAGGGTATCCAGCCCAATGATTTACTACGCTACAATCGGGCGGCTAAGCAGTGGTTTACAACCATTTTTCACATCACCAAATTTCTCGCCTCACCGACGGACATCACATTTCTCCTAGATGTATTAGTTAGCGTTTTAACTAGAAAAAACATTAGTCAAGCCCAAATTGATTTAATCACCAAGCGGATTGGCAATTACCATCCTGAAGATTTGCTCTATCCTATGGGGGGAGATTCTGTATTTCTCCCAACAATTGCAGGACTAGACCAAGAAGTAGGAGAGGAAGCCATCATTATTTTGGAACTACTGCGGCAGTGGCTAGAACAGGCAAGTCTGCCTTGGAGTGATGTACTTAGATTGATTATCCAACAGTTAAAGCCATCCCCTGATGACTTATACTTGGGTAATTACTTAATCGCCCAATTAGAGAAATGCTTTGCCCCCAAATTATTAATAGATTGGGGAGATTTAAGTTACGAAATAAGTTTAGTTACTGAACGTCATCTCAACAATATGCCCAAAGAAATACAAAACTACAAACCCGAAGCGGGCACAATTACAGTGGTTACTGTCCACCGCGCCAAAGGCTTGGAGTGGGATGAAGTATTTTTAATAAACTGCAGCGCCTATCAATTTCCCGTCTTTGTTGGGGATAGGAATAGCACATTTGATTTAGAGAAGGAGATGCTCTACCAGTGGCAGCAAGTGGAAAATCAGCAGACTAAAGAAGACTTTGATGCAGTTGTCTGGCAAGAATTGGTAGAAGAAAGAGCAAGATTGTTGTATGTGGCAATCACAAGGGCAAAAAAACATCTCACTTTATCCCTGGCCACTAACCGCTACGGCAAAGAACAAATGTCATCGGTCTTGTTTGATCAGTTAGAGGAATTTACGCTCAAAGGGAATCGTGAAATAAAAAGTGCTACCCACACCTAA